The DNA segment ATGACATCAACGGTAAAATGCTTTCCGGAAAAAGAAGTGACGGTCAGACATACTCCGTTGACAGCAATACTGTCACCAAGGTGAACATCTTCAATTATTCTTTTCGCTTCAATCGTAAGAACAAACGATTCACCCGTTCTTTGGATATTGGCAATGCTTCCTATTTCTTCAACGATTCCAGTAAACATACTAGTTTCTTCTCCTTACATAGGTTCTGCAATGATTCTTATATCATTACCAATCCTATCCACTTGTTTAATGTTCAATGAAACGGCTTCAGCTATTTTTTCGATCCCATGGCCACCAAATAAAGTTGGCGCCGATTTTCCACCAATTAATTTTGGTGCAATATAGGTAATAATCTGTTGAAAAAATCGTTCCTCTAAAAAGCTGCCATGCACTTCTGCACCACCTTCAACAAAAAGTGAAGTCATACCCCTCTTTCCGAGAATACCGAGTAAATCCTTTATACGTATGTGGTTCGTTTCCATTTTGATTATTTCAACGCCCCGTTCCATAAAAAGATGGATTTGCTCACGGGCTACATCATTCCCTGTCACAATCCAAGTCGGTGCTTGATGATCAGTAACAATCTTGGCATTGATTGGCGTTCTTAGGTGTGTGTCAAGAATAATTCGGATGGGATTTTTGCCACCAGAAGACATTCTTGTTGTTAACGATGGATTGTCCTTTAATACGGTATTAACACCAACTAATATCCCGTCATGCTGATGGCGAAACTGATGAACATCAGCTCTTGCTTGCTCACCGGTAATCCACATACTCTCACCAGTTACCGTTGCCGTTTTCCCATCTAAACTTGCTGCCGATTTTAATGTGACATACGGTAGGCCTGTTTGAATGTTATAAAAAAAGACTTTATTCAGCTCACGAGCTTCCTCTTGGAGTAAACCAACCTCCACTTCAATTCCTGCCTTTTTGATTCGTTCAATTCCGGTTCCTGCTACTTGTGGATTTGGGTCAGTTGTTGCCACAAATACTTTCCTTACCCCAGTTCTAATCACTAAGTCACTGCAGGGCGGTGTTTTTCCATGATGACTACATGGCTCAAGTGTTACATACAAAGTAGCATCCTTGGCATTTTCACCTGCCATTTGAATGGCATGTACTTCTGCATGTGCTTCACCTGCTTTTAAATGGGCACCCATTCCAATAATTTGGCCATCCTTCACCAGTACAGCACCTACCACAGGGTTTGGAGTAGTTTGACCTAGCGTTCCTTTGGCAAGATCTAAAGCTAGATTCATGTAAAATGTATCGTTCATTATTTCTTCTCCTTTGAAAAGGATTAAAAAAGACCCTGAAGAAAATTAATTCTTCAGGGTCGTTAAAGACATTAGGAAATAAAAGCTTAAAAATAGGTACACTTCACCCTACCCATAAACCTCGTTTTTCCTTCTCCCATCCAGACTTTAACTGTCGGCCCTGGAGTTTCACCAGATCCACCGTTTATCCAAGCAGACAAACGGGTCACGGACTAAGAAGCATAGCTTCATCACCGCCGGTTAGGAATTTCACCTGACCCCGAAGGAATTATTTAGATATATTAAATGTTATTATACTTCTTTTAAACAGTAAAGGAAAATGCCTTTGATATGTTCAAACAAAAAAACGGCCGGAACTTGGCCGTTACTTATTCCTTATAAGTCTTTACAGGTAAATAAATTTCAAAATGAAGATCTCCCGTTGCATTTTGATGTTTATGCTCTTCTTGATAAACTTCCAAACTTAATGCATGGTGATCCTGCTCGTATCCATATTCTTTCATCCAATTGAACAGTCGAAGGTATGTATTTTCTACTTCCTCTGGTGTTCCTTTATGGGTAGTGTATACATAATTTTTACTTGGAATCGTAAATCCAACCATTCCTTCTGGGATCGCGTCAAGTTTATCTACGGGTGTTGTGACGTAATAGGTAAACTCTGTTTCCCTGCTATGAAAAGGTGCAATGAGAACAGGCTCTTTTGACTGATAGGGTATTTCTTGCAATCGTGATTCCATTTTGTTAAAGAGACTCGGGATGGTGCTTACTTCTGCGTAAGTACCTGTCCACGAAATTCCCACAACCTTAATTTCTTCTTTTTCAATTACTTGGATTCCCAAGCTAATCCCCCCTTTGTTCCATCATATTTCTATTATTCTAATAATATCCCTTAAAGTCCTGCAAAAATATTTCGACTTCCTGTGTTATTTCTTATTTAAAAAAAGCTGTGTTAAAGAACAATGTTGATTTTTACACCCTGTTGATTGGAGCAGAAGGCGCGAAGACTCCTGTGGGAGTACGTTTCAGGGGAGACCCCGCAGGCGTGAGCGCCGAGGAGGCTCGCCGAAACGCCCACGGAAAGCGAAGCGCCTGGAGCGGAAATCAACAGGCAAGTTTAACAAAGCCATTTTAGAAAAAAAAACAACCTTATAAAAGGATGTTTTGAGAAAACCATTTATTTTAAAATACTTGATGAAATATCAAAAACATACCATAGTAAAGTTGCATAGAGGGCAGACAGAACCCAAGCTAAAAATGGTTTATAATAATGTATCGCTAGAACTGAAAACATAACGAAACTAAAAATGGCCGACCAACCTAAATTCCAACCATTCTTATGAACCAATGCCCCTAATTTTAAATCAACATATTCATTTAGCGTATATATAAAGGTCCAAAAAAGGATATTCACTAGTTTCCTCTTGAAAGACTTCGGCATATGACCGAGAAATATACTAATAGTAATAGGATACTTAATTAACATAACCAGAAAGGCTATATGAGTGTGTTTAGCCCAACCTTTATCACTTCCTACAGGCACGTATTCCCACATACTATGCTTATAGAACAAATATTGGTAGACCAAATCACCTACCATTAAAAAGAGAAAGGTGGGATAATAAGCTTTCCAGTTTTTCCAATCTCCCCATTTGATTGCTGAAAAAATATATATGGCCCCGTATATTACATTCAGATTCACCAGGATGCTCCTTCGCGCTCTTATTACACCTATCATTTCCAATTAATTGTAAAATTATCAGTTCCAAATGGTGTGCGAAGATTCTTTGTTTCAAATTGAATAGCTACGAGCTGCTGATAGGGAGAGAACCTTCCAAAATACCCATTGTCATTAGAAGGGTTATACAAATTCCTATACAGTTTTCTTTC comes from the Neobacillus sp. PS2-9 genome and includes:
- a CDS encoding GyrI-like domain-containing protein, yielding MGIQVIEKEEIKVVGISWTGTYAEVSTIPSLFNKMESRLQEIPYQSKEPVLIAPFHSRETEFTYYVTTPVDKLDAIPEGMVGFTIPSKNYVYTTHKGTPEEVENTYLRLFNWMKEYGYEQDHHALSLEVYQEEHKHQNATGDLHFEIYLPVKTYKE
- a CDS encoding CBO0543 family protein, producing MNLNVIYGAIYIFSAIKWGDWKNWKAYYPTFLFLMVGDLVYQYLFYKHSMWEYVPVGSDKGWAKHTHIAFLVMLIKYPITISIFLGHMPKSFKRKLVNILFWTFIYTLNEYVDLKLGALVHKNGWNLGWSAIFSFVMFSVLAIHYYKPFLAWVLSALYATLLWYVFDISSSILK
- the ribD gene encoding bifunctional diaminohydroxyphosphoribosylaminopyrimidine deaminase/5-amino-6-(5-phosphoribosylamino)uracil reductase RibD, which gives rise to MNDTFYMNLALDLAKGTLGQTTPNPVVGAVLVKDGQIIGMGAHLKAGEAHAEVHAIQMAGENAKDATLYVTLEPCSHHGKTPPCSDLVIRTGVRKVFVATTDPNPQVAGTGIERIKKAGIEVEVGLLQEEARELNKVFFYNIQTGLPYVTLKSAASLDGKTATVTGESMWITGEQARADVHQFRHQHDGILVGVNTVLKDNPSLTTRMSSGGKNPIRIILDTHLRTPINAKIVTDHQAPTWIVTGNDVAREQIHLFMERGVEIIKMETNHIRIKDLLGILGKRGMTSLFVEGGAEVHGSFLEERFFQQIITYIAPKLIGGKSAPTLFGGHGIEKIAEAVSLNIKQVDRIGNDIRIIAEPM